The Pseudomonas aeruginosa genome includes the window AGGGCGGGGACCGGCCATACCGCACGTCGCCCAGGAACCCCAGCATGCCCCTTGCCCTCCTCACCCGCCCGCTCCAGGCCTGTGTCCTGGTCCTGGCCGCCCTTCTCGCGGTGACGGCCTACGCCGGACCGGCGCAGGACTTCGCCGCTGCCGACAACGGCGGTCGCGCCCACCTGCTCGAACACTGGGCGGCGACGCCCGACGCCGATCGCCTGGCCTTTCTCGAAGCGCTGCGCCACAACCGCATTGCGCTGGACAGCCGCCAGCAGCCATTCATCCTCGGCGCCGACCAGCGTTTCCAGGCCGCCGAAGGCGACGCCCTGCCGGACGGCGAGCCGAAGCCGCTGCGCCTGAACAATCGCCTGCGCGGCCTGCTCAACACCGCCCTGGCCAGCCACCAGTTGGTGGCCAACGAAGTGCCGCTGCGGCTGGCCGCCGCGCAGCAGTTGCAGAAAACCGCCAAGGCCGCGCAACGGCCGCTGCTCGAAGCGCGCCTGCGGATCGAGAGCGACGCTGGCGTGAAGGAAGCCCTCGGCCTGGCCCTGGCCAACCTGCAACTCGGCGATCCCGACCCGGCGCTACGCCTTTCCGCCGTGCGCTTGCTCGGCGAGTCCGGCGATCCGCTGGCGCGAACCCGCCTGGAGAACCTGCTCGACCCGACGGTAGAACCGGAGGAAGGCGTGCGCATCGCCGCCGCCACCAGCCTGGCCCAGGTCAAGCGCCGGCTGCTGGTCGGCGACCTGCTCGGCCAGGCCTTCAGCGGCCTGTCGCTGGGCTCGATCCTGCTGCTCGCGGCGCTCGGCCTGGCGATCACCTACGGCCTGCTCGGGGTGATCAACATGGCCCACGGCGAAATGCTCATGCTCGGCGCCTATTCCACCTACGTGGTGCAACTGCTGTTCCAGCGCCTGGCGCCGGAATGGCTAGCGCTCTACCCGTTGCTGGCGCTACCGGTGGCGTTCTGCGTCAGCGCCGCCATCGGCATGGCCCTGGAGCGCACGGTGATCCGCCATCTCTACGGCCGGCCGCTGGAAACCCTGCTCGCCACCTGGGGCATCAGCCTGGTGCTGATCCAACTGGTGCGGATGCTGTTCGGCGCGCAGAACGTCGAGGTAGCCAACCCGGCCTGGCTGTCCGGCGGCATCCAGGTGCTGCCGAACCTGGTGCTGCCGTGGAACCGCATCGTCATCATCGGCTTCGCCCTGTTCGTGCTGCTCCTCACCTGGCTGCTGCTGAACCGCACGCGGCTCGGCCTGAACGTCCGCGCGGTGACCCAGAACCGCAACATGGCGGCCTGCTGCGGGGTGCCCACAGGGCGCGTGGACATGCTCGCCTTCGGTCTCGGCTCGGGCATCGCCGGGCTCGGCGGGGTAGCCCTGTCGCAGGTCGGCAACGTCGGCCCGGACCTCGGCCAGGGCTACATCATCGACTCCTTCCTGGTGGTGGTGCTCGGCGGCGTCGGCCAGCTCGCCGGCAGCGTCCTCGCCGCCTTCGGCCTCGGCGTGGCGAACAAGATCCTCGAACCGCAGATCGGCGCGGTGCTGGGCAAGATCCTGATCCTCGCGCTGATCGTCCTGTTCATCCAGAAACGCCCGCAGGGACTGTTCGCCCTGAAAGGGAGGGTCATCGATTGAACCAGCCACTCACCGTCACCCTCGCCCGCCGGGCCGGCGGCCGCGTCACCGCTATCGCGCTCGGCGCAGCCTTCGCCACGCTGCTGGCCATGCCGCTGCTGCACCTGCTGCCGGCGGACAGCGCGCTGCACCTCTCGGCCTACAGCCTGACCCTGACCGGCAAGATCCTCTGCTACGCCATCGTCGCCCTCGCCCTCGACCTGGTCTGGGGCTACGCCGGCCTGCTGTCCCTCGGCCACGGGCTGTTCTTCGCCCTCGGCGGCTACGCCATGGGCATGTACCTGATGCGCCAGGCCTCCGGCGACAGCCTGCCGGCGTTCATGACCTTTCTTTCCTGGAACGAACTGCCCTGGTACTGGGCCGGCACCCAGCACTTCCTCTGGGCGCTGTGCCTGGTGGTGCTGGTGCCCGGCGCGCTGGCCTTCGCCTTCGGCTACTTCGCCTTCCGCTCGCGGATCCGCGGCGTGTACTTCTCGATCATGACCCAGGCCCTGACCTTCGCCGGCATGCTGCTGTTCTTCCGCAACGAGACCGGTTTCGGCGGCAACAACGGCTTCACCGACTTCCGCAGCATCCTCGGCTTCCCGATCACCGCGCCGGGCACCCGCGCCACCCTGTTCCTCGCCACCGTCGCGCTGCTCGCGGCCAGCCTGCTGCTCGGCTGGCGCCTGGCGCGAAGCAAGTTCGGCCGGGTCCTCACCGCGCTGCGCGACGCCGAGAACCGCCTGATGTTCTGCGGCTACGACCCGCGCGGCTACAAGCTCTTCGTCTGGACCCTGAGCGCGGTGCTCTGCGGCCTCGCCGGCGCGCTGTTCGTGCCGCAGGTGGGGATCATCAACCCCAGCGAGATGTCGCCGACCAACTCCATCGAGGCCGCCGTCTGGGTCGCCCTCGGCGGACGCGGCACCCTGCTCGGCCCGCTGCTCGGCGCCGGCGTGGTGAACGGCGCGAAGAGCTGGTTCACCGTGGCCTTCCCGGAATACTGGCTGTTCTTCCTCGGCGCGCTGTTCATCGTCGTCACCCTGTACCTGCCGCGCGGCCTGCTCGGCCTGCTGCGCAAGGAGAAGGAGCAATGAGGACCACCCCGCACCTGATGCTCGAACCGGCCTTCCACCCCGGCCTCGATACCGCCGGCAGCGGCCGCGACGCCATCGGCCTGGGCGCCGCCACCAGCGGCCGGCTGGACGCGCGCCACGGCACCATCCTCAGCCTGGAAGACATCAACGTCAGCTTCGACGGCTTCAAGGCCCTGCGCGACCTGACCCTGTACATCGGCGTCGGCGAATTGCGCTGCATCATCGGCCCCAACGGCGCCGGCAAGACCACCCTGATGGACGTGATCACCGGCAAGACCCGCCCGCAGAGCGGTACCGCGTATTTCGGCGACACCCTCGACCTGACCCGCATGAGCGAGGTGCAGATCGCCCAGGCCGGGATCGGCCGCAAGTTCCAGAAGCCCACGGTGTTCGAGGCCCTGAGCGTGTTCGAGAACCTCGAACTGGCGCAGAGGGCCGACAAGTCGGTGTGGGCCAGCCTGCGCGCGCGGCTCGACGGCACGCAGAGGGAACGCATCGAGGAGGTGCTCGCCACCATCCGCCTGCTGGAGTCGCGGCAGCGTCCGGCGGGTTTGCTGTCCCACGGCCAGAAGCAGTTCCTCGAGATCGGCATGCTGCTGGTGCAGGAACCGCAGTTGCTGCTGCTCGACGAGCCGGTGGCGGGCATGACCGATGCCGAGACCGAATTCACCGCCGAGCTGTTCAAGTCCCTGGCGCGCAAGCACTCGCTGATGGTGGTGGAGCACGACATGGGTTTCGTCGGCAGCATCGCCGACCATGTCACCGTGCTGCACCAGGGCCACGTGCTGGCCGAAGGCTCGCTGGCGGAGGTACAGGCCGACGAACAGGTGATCGAGGTCTACCTCGGTCGCTGACGCCAGCCATCCGCTCGGCGGGTAGCGCCTGCCAAGTGGCGCCCGTCGCGTAGGGCGAATGACCGCTCGCGGTTATCCGCCGAGCCAGGTTGGGAATCGCAGTGAAGAACCATCACGGGACAAATGGAAGAGAACCATGCTGCAAGTCGACAAGCTCCACCAGTACTACGGCGGTAGCCATATCCTCCGTGGCCTGAGCTTCGAGGCGAAGGTGGGCGAGGTGACCTGCCTGCTCGGTCGCAACGGGGTGGGCAAGACCACCCTGCTGCGCTGCCTGATGGGCCTGGTCCCGGCCCGCGAGGGCCAGGTCGCCTGGGAAGGCCGTTCGCTCACCGGACTCAGGCCGCACCAGCGGGTCCGCGCCGGGATCGCCTACGTGCCGCAGGGACGGGAAATCTTCCCCCGGCTGACGGTGGAAGAGAACCTGCTGATGGGACTGTCCCGTTTCAGCGCCAGGGACGCCCGGGCGGTGCCGGACTTCATCTACGAGCTGTTCCCGGTCCTGCGCGAAATGAAACAGCGCCGCGGCGGCGACCTCTCCGGCGGCCAGCAGCAGCAACTGGCGATCGGCCGCGCCCTGGCCAGCCAGCCGCGACTGCTGATCCTCGACGAACCCACGGAAGGCATCCAGCCTTCGGTGATCAAGGAGATCGGCACGGTCGTCCGCAGCCTGGCGGCGCGCGGCGACATGGCGATCCTGCTGGTCGAGCAGTTCTACGACTTCGCCGCCGAACTGGCCGACCAATACCTGGTGATGGCGCGCGGCGAGATCGTCCAGCAGGGCCGCGGCCGCGACATGGAGAGCGAGGGCGTGCGCGGGCTGGTGGCGATTTGAACGGACTGGGACACACTGCCGCTGGCGCAACCGGGGCCTGCGCTGGCAATCTCTATGCCCTCGTCTTTCCGCAGGAGGTCGAAATGACCGTCACTCTGCGCCCGGCCGTCCAGGCCGACGCGGGCTTCGCCGCGCTCTGCGTCGCCGCCGCCTATGCCCCGTGGATCGCGGTGATCGGCCGCAAGCCCTGGCCGATGACCCAGGACTACCACGAGGTGATCGCCAGCAACCGGGTCCTCATCGCCGAGCACGACGGCCAGCCGGTCGGCCTGCTGGTGACCCGGGAAACCGCCGACGGCTTCCTCGTCGACAACCTCGCCGTGCTTCCCGAATGCAAGGGCCAGGGCATCGGACGACAACTGCTGGAGCGTGCCGAGCGCGACGCGACGAGCCTCGGCTACCGCTCGCTGTACCTCTACACCAATGAGCGGATGACGGAAAACATCGAGCTCTACGCCAGGGTCGGCTACCTCGAATACGAACGCCGCCAGGAAGAGGGATTCCGCCGCGTGTTCATGCGCAAGGCCCTGGCCTGACCCGACCGATGACCGCCGCCCTCCCCGACCTGAGCTTCCACCCCGCCTGGCACGCCCAACTGGAGCTGGCCTACGCCCGCGCCGGCGACGCCACCCGCCCGGTGACGCGGCGCCACTCCGGACCGCTGCGGGTGCAGAAGCACCTCTACGCCGAAGGCCCGGAAGTCTGCCAGCACATCCTCGTGCATCCGCCCGGCGGCATCGCCGGCGGCGACAGCCTGGCCTTCGACGTGCGCCTCGGCGAACGCGCCTGGGCCCAGCTCACCAGCCCCGGCGCGGCCAAGTGGTACCGCGCCGCCTGCCCGTCGCGGCAGACCCTGGAGATCCACCTGGAGCCCGGCGCCACCCTGGAATGGCTGCCGCAGGAAAGCATCGTCTTCGCCGGCGCCCAGGCCGAACTGGAAACCCGTATCCAGCTGCGCGGCGACGCCCGCCTGTTCTACTGGGACATGGTCGCGCTCGGCCGCCCGGCCAGCGGCGAGCGCTTCGTCAGCGGCCACTTCGTCGCGGCCCTGGACATCCGTCGCGACGACCGCCTGCTCTGGCACGAGCGCCAGCGCATCGACGGCGGCGACCGCCTGCTCGACTCGCCGATCGGCCTCGCCGGGCATCCGGTGCTGGCGACCCTGGTCGCCAGCGGCGAGATCGACACCGACCTGCTGCAACGCTGCCGCGCGCTC containing:
- the urtB gene encoding urea ABC transporter permease subunit UrtB — translated: MPLALLTRPLQACVLVLAALLAVTAYAGPAQDFAAADNGGRAHLLEHWAATPDADRLAFLEALRHNRIALDSRQQPFILGADQRFQAAEGDALPDGEPKPLRLNNRLRGLLNTALASHQLVANEVPLRLAAAQQLQKTAKAAQRPLLEARLRIESDAGVKEALGLALANLQLGDPDPALRLSAVRLLGESGDPLARTRLENLLDPTVEPEEGVRIAAATSLAQVKRRLLVGDLLGQAFSGLSLGSILLLAALGLAITYGLLGVINMAHGEMLMLGAYSTYVVQLLFQRLAPEWLALYPLLALPVAFCVSAAIGMALERTVIRHLYGRPLETLLATWGISLVLIQLVRMLFGAQNVEVANPAWLSGGIQVLPNLVLPWNRIVIIGFALFVLLLTWLLLNRTRLGLNVRAVTQNRNMAACCGVPTGRVDMLAFGLGSGIAGLGGVALSQVGNVGPDLGQGYIIDSFLVVVLGGVGQLAGSVLAAFGLGVANKILEPQIGAVLGKILILALIVLFIQKRPQGLFALKGRVID
- the urtE gene encoding urea ABC transporter ATP-binding subunit UrtE, translated to MLQVDKLHQYYGGSHILRGLSFEAKVGEVTCLLGRNGVGKTTLLRCLMGLVPAREGQVAWEGRSLTGLRPHQRVRAGIAYVPQGREIFPRLTVEENLLMGLSRFSARDARAVPDFIYELFPVLREMKQRRGGDLSGGQQQQLAIGRALASQPRLLILDEPTEGIQPSVIKEIGTVVRSLAARGDMAILLVEQFYDFAAELADQYLVMARGEIVQQGRGRDMESEGVRGLVAI
- a CDS encoding GNAT family N-acetyltransferase; its protein translation is MTVTLRPAVQADAGFAALCVAAAYAPWIAVIGRKPWPMTQDYHEVIASNRVLIAEHDGQPVGLLVTRETADGFLVDNLAVLPECKGQGIGRQLLERAERDATSLGYRSLYLYTNERMTENIELYARVGYLEYERRQEEGFRRVFMRKALA
- the urtC gene encoding urea ABC transporter permease subunit UrtC; protein product: MNQPLTVTLARRAGGRVTAIALGAAFATLLAMPLLHLLPADSALHLSAYSLTLTGKILCYAIVALALDLVWGYAGLLSLGHGLFFALGGYAMGMYLMRQASGDSLPAFMTFLSWNELPWYWAGTQHFLWALCLVVLVPGALAFAFGYFAFRSRIRGVYFSIMTQALTFAGMLLFFRNETGFGGNNGFTDFRSILGFPITAPGTRATLFLATVALLAASLLLGWRLARSKFGRVLTALRDAENRLMFCGYDPRGYKLFVWTLSAVLCGLAGALFVPQVGIINPSEMSPTNSIEAAVWVALGGRGTLLGPLLGAGVVNGAKSWFTVAFPEYWLFFLGALFIVVTLYLPRGLLGLLRKEKEQ
- the urtD gene encoding urea ABC transporter ATP-binding protein UrtD — encoded protein: MRTTPHLMLEPAFHPGLDTAGSGRDAIGLGAATSGRLDARHGTILSLEDINVSFDGFKALRDLTLYIGVGELRCIIGPNGAGKTTLMDVITGKTRPQSGTAYFGDTLDLTRMSEVQIAQAGIGRKFQKPTVFEALSVFENLELAQRADKSVWASLRARLDGTQRERIEEVLATIRLLESRQRPAGLLSHGQKQFLEIGMLLVQEPQLLLLDEPVAGMTDAETEFTAELFKSLARKHSLMVVEHDMGFVGSIADHVTVLHQGHVLAEGSLAEVQADEQVIEVYLGR
- a CDS encoding urease accessory protein UreD, with protein sequence MTAALPDLSFHPAWHAQLELAYARAGDATRPVTRRHSGPLRVQKHLYAEGPEVCQHILVHPPGGIAGGDSLAFDVRLGERAWAQLTSPGAAKWYRAACPSRQTLEIHLEPGATLEWLPQESIVFAGAQAELETRIQLRGDARLFYWDMVALGRPASGERFVSGHFVAALDIRRDDRLLWHERQRIDGGDRLLDSPIGLAGHPVLATLVASGEIDTDLLQRCRALPCAGRGNLSQLPGGLLVARCLADEALHARAWLIELWRLLRPALLGREAVPPRIWST